From Solidesulfovibrio carbinoliphilus subsp. oakridgensis, the proteins below share one genomic window:
- a CDS encoding sodium/hydrogen exchanger: MRKALFPMWLAVAAALPGLVCGILSIHLSPPQAAAVSGAAILGASFLLLWACDVAQHDIPQALALAVVALIAVLPEYAVDMYFTWMAGQEPESDYVHYAIANMTGANRMLIGLAWTTVAAIVWWRQRTAVVLGFQRRTEVLFLGLATIYAMTIPLFGSLTWMDGVVLIGLYCVYIVIVSRRESEEPELSGVAAWLGQLPRIKRRLTTGLLFLFAAGVIVANAEGFSEGLVATGKILGINEFLLVQWLAPIASEAPEFIVAIMFALRGQGGLALGSLISSKLNQWTLLVGMIPAVYGISAGTFAVPMPLDSLQMHEILLTAAQSLLAVGLLAGLRLSIRGAVLLFVLFIGQFLAPAVPQEVWARLPGNLNGTQVHFLFTFLYCAIFLVMLPRIVPQLAGLVRRTPKKAS, translated from the coding sequence ATGCGAAAAGCGCTTTTCCCCATGTGGCTGGCCGTGGCCGCCGCCCTGCCCGGGCTCGTCTGCGGCATCTTGTCCATCCACCTGTCCCCGCCCCAGGCGGCCGCCGTGTCCGGCGCGGCCATCCTCGGGGCTTCGTTCCTGCTCCTTTGGGCCTGCGACGTGGCCCAGCACGACATTCCCCAAGCCCTGGCCCTGGCCGTGGTGGCCCTGATCGCCGTTTTGCCGGAATACGCCGTGGACATGTATTTCACCTGGATGGCCGGCCAGGAGCCCGAGTCCGACTACGTCCACTACGCCATCGCCAACATGACCGGGGCCAACCGGATGCTGATCGGCCTGGCCTGGACCACGGTGGCGGCCATTGTCTGGTGGCGCCAGCGCACGGCCGTGGTCCTGGGGTTCCAGCGGCGCACCGAGGTCCTGTTCCTCGGCCTGGCCACGATCTACGCCATGACCATTCCGCTCTTCGGTTCGCTCACCTGGATGGACGGCGTGGTCCTCATCGGCCTCTACTGCGTCTACATCGTCATCGTCTCCCGCCGCGAGAGCGAGGAGCCGGAGCTTTCGGGCGTGGCCGCCTGGCTCGGCCAGCTGCCCCGGATCAAACGCCGGCTGACCACGGGCCTGCTCTTTCTTTTCGCCGCCGGGGTCATCGTGGCCAATGCCGAGGGGTTCAGCGAGGGGCTGGTGGCCACGGGCAAGATCCTTGGCATAAACGAGTTCCTGCTCGTGCAGTGGCTGGCCCCCATCGCCTCGGAGGCCCCGGAATTCATCGTGGCCATCATGTTCGCCCTGCGCGGCCAGGGCGGGCTGGCCCTTGGCAGCCTCATCTCGTCGAAGCTCAACCAGTGGACGCTCCTGGTCGGCATGATTCCGGCCGTCTACGGCATTTCGGCCGGCACCTTCGCCGTGCCCATGCCGCTTGACAGCCTGCAGATGCACGAGATCCTCCTGACCGCCGCCCAGTCGCTTCTGGCCGTGGGACTCCTGGCCGGCCTTCGCCTGTCGATCCGGGGGGCGGTGCTCCTGTTCGTCCTTTTCATCGGCCAGTTCCTGGCCCCGGCCGTGCCCCAGGAGGTCTGGGCCCGCCTGCCCGGGAACCTGAACGGCACCCAGGTCCACTTCCTCTTCACCTTCCTCTACTGCGCCATCTTCCTGGTCATGCTGCCGCGCATCGTGCCGCAGCTGGCCGGCCTCGTCCGGCGGACCCCGAAAAAGGCCTCTTGA
- a CDS encoding trimeric intracellular cation channel family protein, which translates to MSQGFELPLYLDLFAVFLMAATGAIEAIRREFDLVGLLGLALATGVGGALIRDGIFLQAGVPAVVRNQDYLFAVAAAALACLVFGRRAVLSEKFVALVDAAALGAYAVVGMEKSLAFGLDFAPAVLVGTVNACGGGLLRDVLTREEPLVFRPGQFYAFAALIGCLAYPFLRQSLGFAPLNAALATIVITFGLRVLAITRNWRTRPVCETGLFRRRHPPVA; encoded by the coding sequence ATGAGCCAGGGTTTCGAACTGCCGCTGTATCTGGATCTTTTCGCCGTCTTTTTGATGGCCGCCACCGGGGCCATCGAGGCCATCCGCCGGGAGTTCGACCTGGTGGGGCTGCTTGGCCTGGCCCTGGCCACGGGCGTCGGCGGGGCCCTCATCCGCGACGGCATCTTTCTTCAGGCCGGGGTGCCGGCCGTGGTCAGGAACCAGGACTACCTCTTTGCCGTGGCCGCCGCGGCCCTGGCCTGCCTGGTCTTCGGCCGCCGGGCCGTGTTGTCGGAAAAATTCGTGGCCCTGGTCGACGCGGCGGCCCTTGGCGCCTATGCCGTGGTCGGCATGGAAAAGTCCCTGGCCTTTGGCCTGGACTTCGCCCCGGCCGTGCTGGTCGGCACGGTCAACGCCTGTGGCGGCGGGCTGTTGCGCGACGTGTTGACCCGCGAGGAGCCGCTGGTTTTCCGGCCGGGCCAGTTCTACGCCTTCGCGGCCCTGATCGGCTGCCTGGCCTATCCGTTCCTGCGCCAGTCCCTGGGCTTTGCCCCCCTGAACGCCGCCCTGGCCACCATCGTCATCACCTTCGGCCTGCGCGTCCTGGCCATCACCCGCAACTGGCGCACCCGCCCGGTCTGCGAGACCGGCCTTTTCCGCCGTCGCCATCCCCCCGTCGCCTGA
- a CDS encoding HAD family hydrolase produces MTRPITTLFSDVGGVLLTNGWDRRSRRLAAETFDLDPDEMDERHHLTFDAYEEGKLSLDDYLDRTVFHAPRPFDRKAFTDFMYAQSRPLPAMLEYVRGLKAAQGIKIVAVNNEGRELNVYRIRTFGLGCFMDAFVSSCFVHFRKPDADIFRIALDIAQAAPEESAYIDDRALFVEVAATLGIRGVVHRSAEATAKELAAMGGFAPFCSPSPAWAGPVPGAKGLSSPG; encoded by the coding sequence GTGACACGGCCCATTACCACGCTTTTCAGCGATGTCGGCGGCGTGCTTCTGACCAACGGCTGGGACCGGCGGTCGAGACGGCTCGCGGCCGAGACCTTCGACCTCGATCCGGACGAGATGGACGAGCGCCACCACCTGACCTTCGACGCCTACGAGGAAGGCAAACTCAGCCTCGACGACTATCTGGACCGGACCGTGTTCCACGCCCCCCGGCCTTTCGACCGAAAGGCCTTTACGGACTTCATGTACGCCCAGTCGAGGCCGCTTCCCGCCATGCTCGAATACGTGCGCGGCTTAAAGGCCGCCCAGGGCATCAAGATCGTGGCCGTCAACAACGAGGGCCGCGAACTGAACGTCTACCGCATCCGGACCTTTGGCCTCGGCTGTTTCATGGACGCCTTCGTGTCCTCGTGCTTCGTCCACTTCCGAAAGCCCGACGCCGACATCTTCCGCATCGCCCTGGACATCGCCCAGGCCGCGCCCGAGGAATCGGCCTACATCGACGACCGGGCCCTGTTCGTGGAAGTGGCCGCCACGCTTGGAATCCGGGGCGTGGTCCACCGGAGCGCCGAGGCCACGGCCAAGGAGCTGGCGGCCATGGGCGGCTTCGCCCCGTTCTGCTCCCCGTCCCCGGCCTGGGCCGGCCCGGTGCCCGGGGCCAAGGGACTTTCCTCTCCCGGCTAA
- a CDS encoding NifB/NifX family molybdenum-iron cluster-binding protein, with translation MTKIAIPSRDGQVDQHFGHCGYFTILSVGADNTIAGEETFAPPAECGCRSNLVETLLGMGVTVLIAGNMGQGAADKLSRSGITVIRGAGGPVHDAAAAYLAGTLTDSAELCQAHEHGHDCLHPLT, from the coding sequence ATGACCAAGATCGCCATTCCTTCCCGAGACGGCCAGGTGGACCAGCACTTCGGCCACTGCGGCTATTTCACGATCCTCTCCGTCGGCGCGGACAACACCATTGCCGGGGAAGAGACCTTCGCCCCGCCGGCCGAGTGCGGCTGCCGCTCCAATCTGGTGGAAACGCTTCTCGGCATGGGCGTCACCGTGCTCATCGCCGGCAACATGGGCCAGGGCGCGGCCGACAAGCTCAGCCGTTCCGGCATCACCGTCATTCGCGGCGCCGGCGGCCCGGTCCATGACGCGGCCGCCGCCTACCTGGCCGGCACGCTCACCGACAGCGCCGAACTGTGCCAGGCCCACGAGCACGGCCACGACTGCCTGCATCCGCTGACGTAG
- the asnB gene encoding asparagine synthase (glutamine-hydrolyzing): protein MCGICGFVTPRGGAGELGATLAAMTRSLAHRGPDGEGFYHDAFAGGGGAFLGHRRLAIIDLATGDQPLFNETRSLAVVFNGEIYNFQALREELQATGHVFATRSDTEVIVHLYEELGPACAARLRGMFALALWDADRRELFLARDPFGKKPLYYAEEGGAFVFGSEPKAILAFPGRTARLDPAAVGHYLTLQHVPEPATGFAGIRGLPAGHTLVWRDGRASPPARYFQLDYLPKLAGSVDALAEELRVRVTEAVRLRLVADVPLGAHLSGGVDSGIVTAVMAGLTDRPVRTFSIGFAEEAFSETAKARAVADRFGTEHTEFTLGFAAARDVMEDVVAATDMPFADPSALAAWHLCRLTREHVTVALNGDGGDEMFAGYQRYFLDPLADAYARLPHAVTQRFVPWLAGKLPAQGDVPVEADWRAGIARLAQAVRLPRAGSLARWGSYFSPWDRDALLRPEFARAARLDAVRGDTVALYEAAFAAATADNPLDRGLFADSSIYLPGDLLVKADRMAMAHGLEGRSPFLDVELAAFAARLPVRCKLRGKTGKYLLRRAFAPLLPPRIADQPKRGFGLPLAGWFRGPLRAFARDLLSGGRLVKDIARPEAVEALLAAHETGRADHGKRLFALVMLELWLRRYL from the coding sequence ATGTGCGGCATCTGCGGGTTCGTGACACCTCGGGGCGGGGCCGGGGAGCTTGGCGCCACCCTGGCCGCCATGACCCGGTCCCTGGCCCACCGGGGACCGGACGGCGAAGGGTTTTACCACGACGCCTTTGCCGGCGGCGGCGGGGCTTTCCTGGGCCATCGCCGGCTGGCCATCATTGACCTGGCCACCGGCGACCAGCCGCTTTTCAACGAGACGCGTTCCCTGGCCGTGGTTTTCAACGGCGAGATCTACAATTTCCAGGCCCTTCGCGAAGAGTTGCAGGCCACGGGCCACGTCTTCGCCACCCGAAGCGACACCGAGGTCATCGTCCACCTCTACGAGGAGCTGGGCCCGGCCTGCGCGGCCCGGCTGCGCGGCATGTTCGCCCTGGCCCTCTGGGACGCCGACCGGCGCGAGCTGTTCCTGGCCCGGGACCCGTTCGGCAAAAAGCCCCTCTATTACGCCGAGGAGGGCGGCGCCTTCGTCTTCGGCTCCGAGCCCAAGGCCATCCTCGCCTTTCCCGGCCGGACCGCCCGGCTCGATCCGGCCGCCGTGGGCCACTACCTGACCCTCCAGCACGTGCCCGAGCCGGCCACCGGTTTTGCCGGCATAAGGGGCCTGCCCGCCGGCCACACGCTCGTCTGGCGCGACGGCCGGGCCAGCCCCCCCGCCCGTTATTTCCAGCTCGACTATCTGCCCAAGCTCGCCGGCTCCGTGGACGCCCTGGCCGAGGAGCTGCGCGTCCGGGTCACCGAGGCCGTGCGCCTGCGTCTGGTCGCGGACGTGCCGCTCGGGGCCCACCTTTCCGGCGGCGTGGATTCCGGCATCGTCACCGCCGTCATGGCCGGGCTGACCGACCGGCCGGTGCGGACCTTTTCCATCGGCTTCGCCGAAGAGGCCTTCAGCGAGACGGCCAAGGCCCGGGCCGTGGCCGACCGCTTCGGCACCGAGCACACGGAATTCACCCTCGGCTTCGCCGCGGCCCGGGACGTCATGGAAGACGTGGTGGCCGCCACGGACATGCCCTTTGCCGATCCCTCGGCTCTGGCCGCCTGGCACCTGTGCCGGCTGACCCGGGAGCACGTGACCGTGGCCCTGAACGGCGACGGCGGGGACGAGATGTTCGCCGGCTACCAGCGCTACTTCCTCGATCCCCTGGCCGATGCCTACGCCCGGCTGCCCCATGCCGTGACCCAGCGGTTCGTGCCCTGGCTGGCCGGCAAACTTCCCGCCCAGGGCGATGTGCCCGTGGAAGCCGACTGGCGGGCCGGCATCGCCCGCCTGGCCCAGGCCGTCCGCCTGCCCCGGGCCGGGAGCCTCGCCCGCTGGGGCTCCTATTTCTCCCCCTGGGACCGCGACGCTCTCCTGCGTCCGGAATTCGCCCGGGCCGCCCGTCTGGATGCCGTCCGGGGCGACACCGTGGCCCTTTACGAGGCCGCCTTTGCCGCGGCCACGGCCGACAACCCGCTCGACCGGGGCCTTTTCGCGGATTCGAGCATCTATCTGCCCGGCGATCTGCTCGTCAAAGCCGACCGCATGGCCATGGCCCACGGCCTGGAGGGCCGCTCGCCCTTTCTCGACGTGGAGCTGGCCGCCTTCGCCGCCCGCCTGCCCGTGCGCTGCAAGCTGCGCGGCAAAACCGGCAAGTATCTTCTGCGCCGGGCCTTCGCCCCCCTTCTCCCGCCCCGCATCGCCGACCAGCCCAAGCGCGGCTTCGGCCTGCCCCTGGCCGGCTGGTTCCGGGGGCCGCTTCGCGCCTTTGCCCGCGATCTCCTCTCCGGCGGCCGCCTTGTGAAGGACATCGCCCGCCCCGAAGCCGTCGAAGCCCTGCTCGCCGCCCACGAAACCGGCCGGGCCGACCATGGCAAGCGGCTCTTCGCCCTGGTCATGCTGGAGCTGTGGCTGCGCCGGTATCTGTAA
- a CDS encoding glycosyltransferase family 4 protein — protein sequence MLLLNYEYPPLGGGAGNATANLARELAGLGVAVRVVTAAFKGLPRREAVDGYAVRRLPALRRHADHCSPLEMLSFMGSAAVALPVLAREFRPDVCVAFFGIPCGPAAWVLKLLRGVPYVVSLRGGDVPGFQPYDLAGYHRLTGPLIRFLWRQAAHVVANSRGLAALARTSAGQTPIAMIPNGVDTALFTPASELSREGPVRLVFVGRLVRQKGLDVLLDALARLPETACFELSIVGDGPLRRELAERARRLGLGDRVRFAGWVGRADMPELLREADAFVFPSRDEGMPNAVLEAMAAGLAVAATRIAGNEELVEDGRTGFLVPPDDPAALASVLTRLIGDRNLCWRLGAAGRDKVVREYSWRVVAGAYLDLFRKEPIILSS from the coding sequence ATGCTTTTATTGAATTACGAATACCCGCCGCTCGGCGGCGGGGCGGGGAACGCCACGGCCAACCTGGCCCGGGAGCTGGCCGGCCTGGGCGTGGCCGTGCGGGTGGTCACGGCCGCCTTTAAGGGCCTGCCCCGGCGGGAGGCGGTGGACGGCTACGCGGTCCGGCGCCTGCCGGCCCTGCGTCGCCACGCCGACCACTGTTCGCCGCTGGAGATGCTTTCGTTCATGGGGAGCGCGGCCGTGGCCTTGCCGGTCCTGGCCCGGGAGTTTCGGCCGGACGTGTGTGTGGCCTTTTTCGGCATCCCCTGCGGCCCGGCGGCCTGGGTCCTGAAGCTTTTGCGGGGCGTTCCCTATGTCGTATCGCTTCGGGGCGGCGACGTGCCCGGGTTCCAGCCCTACGATCTGGCCGGCTACCACCGGCTGACCGGGCCTTTGATCCGCTTTCTCTGGCGCCAGGCCGCCCATGTGGTGGCCAACAGCCGGGGGCTGGCCGCACTGGCCCGCACCTCCGCCGGTCAAACACCCATCGCCATGATTCCCAACGGCGTGGATACGGCTCTTTTCACCCCGGCGTCCGAGCTGTCGCGGGAAGGGCCGGTGCGGCTGGTCTTTGTCGGCCGGCTGGTCCGCCAAAAGGGCCTGGACGTGCTGCTGGACGCCCTGGCCCGGCTGCCGGAAACGGCCTGCTTCGAGCTTTCCATCGTCGGCGACGGGCCGCTTCGTCGCGAACTCGCCGAACGGGCCAGGCGCCTTGGCCTTGGCGACCGGGTCCGGTTCGCCGGCTGGGTCGGCCGGGCGGACATGCCGGAGCTTTTGCGCGAGGCCGACGCCTTTGTCTTTCCCTCCCGCGACGAGGGCATGCCGAACGCGGTGCTCGAAGCCATGGCCGCCGGGCTGGCCGTGGCCGCCACCCGCATCGCCGGCAACGAGGAGCTGGTCGAGGACGGCCGGACCGGCTTTCTCGTACCCCCGGACGATCCGGCCGCCCTGGCTTCCGTCCTCACCCGGCTGATCGGGGACCGCAACCTGTGCTGGCGGCTCGGCGCGGCCGGCCGGGACAAGGTCGTGCGGGAATACTCCTGGCGCGTGGTGGCCGGGGCCTACCTGGACCTTTTCCGAAAAGAACCAATTATTCTTTCCTCATAG
- a CDS encoding class I SAM-dependent methyltransferase, with protein MERDTLEYVALRVIRRFFFREASLHALGRFLPHYRVNTGLTDPWAIAEAYASDLARVGVSVAGQRILEIGSGAANGVGYALAALGAAKVVCHEPFVPFDVGLDAKHLGGLVPRFPTVRFSVVDRVRTLAGLPDGSIDLVVSNSVLEHVADPGALFADLGRLLAPGGVMLHRVDYRDHFFKYPFHFLLFSKFAWKWFLNPGDLPRWRLDDHLAALAAAGFDASVLEADSDPEAFAAIAGRLHPDFQDRDPAMLAVTRAVIYASGGRGFAPDPTGGNDSPRTPPAG; from the coding sequence GTGGAGCGCGATACCCTCGAATACGTGGCCCTGCGGGTCATCCGCCGTTTTTTTTTCCGTGAGGCCAGCCTGCATGCCCTGGGCCGGTTCCTGCCCCATTACCGGGTCAATACCGGCCTGACCGATCCCTGGGCCATTGCCGAGGCCTACGCTTCCGATCTGGCCCGGGTCGGGGTTTCCGTCGCCGGCCAGCGGATTCTCGAAATCGGCAGCGGCGCGGCCAACGGCGTGGGCTATGCCCTGGCCGCCCTGGGCGCGGCCAAGGTGGTCTGCCACGAACCCTTCGTCCCCTTTGACGTGGGCCTGGACGCCAAGCACCTGGGCGGGCTCGTGCCCCGCTTCCCCACGGTCAGGTTTTCCGTCGTGGACCGGGTCAGGACCCTCGCCGGCCTGCCGGACGGTTCCATCGACCTCGTGGTCTCCAATTCCGTGCTCGAGCACGTGGCCGACCCCGGGGCACTCTTTGCCGACCTCGGCCGGCTCCTGGCCCCGGGCGGCGTCATGCTCCACCGGGTCGACTACCGGGACCACTTTTTCAAATATCCCTTCCATTTTCTCCTCTTCTCCAAATTCGCCTGGAAGTGGTTTTTGAATCCCGGCGACCTGCCCCGCTGGCGTCTCGACGACCACCTCGCCGCCCTGGCCGCCGCCGGCTTCGACGCCAGCGTCCTCGAAGCCGACAGCGACCCCGAAGCCTTCGCCGCCATAGCCGGCCGGTTGCATCCCGACTTCCAGGACCGGGACCCGGCGATGCTGGCCGTGACGCGGGCTGTGATATATGCCTCCGGCGGCCGGGGCTTTGCCCCGGACCCCACCGGGGGGAATGATTCCCCCCGGACCCCCCCGGCGGGGTAA
- the asnB gene encoding asparagine synthase (glutamine-hydrolyzing) — MCGICGFAGPGDATALAAMNGRLARRGPDGEGVFADAPAGVFLAHRRLAIIDLAGGRQPMATPDGSLAVTYNGEIYNHAALRRELTAKGHHFATGHSDTEVLLHGWREWGETLPEHLNGMWAFALYDKARGQLFCSRDRFGKKPFFYAARPGFFAFASELSSLIAHPALAGLSVSRPVLRKYFAYGFIPGPNALYAGTAKLPGGENLLVDVGTLSVVRRTWWSFCIEPMEAVPADPEREWGGRLLELLDAAVARRLMADVPLGVFLSGGVDSSAITALAVRHAPDIAAFSIGFDDPDFDESAKARRAAAFCRVTHHEARFSLETALSLMPEILGRLDEPMGDVSLVPTALLCRETRKHVTVALGGDGADELFAGYDPFRAIRAAECYARLAPKPLHRALTLLAARLPVGHGYMHASFKVNRFLRGLSFPPRLWNPTWLGPLAPDEIAGLFEETVDAEDLYSEAIGVFEACPSRSLVDKTMEFYTRLYLQDDILVKTDRAGMMHSLEVRAPFLDIELVDFVRTMPHAWKFRRGTTKYILKKALEAVLPRDIIYRRKQGFGVPVGRWLADGALPMGAPSPLETGLSTAFIDSRIREHRSGAADHRLFLWNLWVLRRMAGGGV, encoded by the coding sequence GTGTGCGGCATCTGCGGCTTTGCCGGTCCGGGCGACGCCACGGCCCTGGCCGCCATGAACGGCCGGCTCGCCCGGCGCGGACCGGACGGGGAGGGCGTCTTTGCCGATGCGCCGGCCGGGGTCTTCCTGGCCCACCGGCGGCTGGCCATCATCGACCTGGCCGGCGGCCGCCAGCCCATGGCCACGCCGGACGGCAGTCTGGCCGTCACCTACAACGGCGAGATCTACAACCACGCCGCGCTTCGCCGGGAACTGACGGCCAAGGGCCACCACTTCGCCACCGGCCACAGCGACACCGAGGTCCTGCTCCACGGCTGGCGGGAGTGGGGCGAGACCCTGCCCGAACACTTAAACGGCATGTGGGCCTTTGCCCTCTACGACAAGGCCCGGGGACAGCTTTTTTGCTCCCGGGACCGGTTCGGCAAGAAGCCTTTTTTCTACGCCGCCCGGCCCGGCTTTTTCGCCTTTGCCTCGGAGCTTTCGAGTCTCATCGCCCATCCCGCCCTGGCCGGCCTTTCCGTCTCCCGGCCGGTCCTTCGCAAGTATTTCGCCTACGGGTTCATCCCCGGACCCAATGCCCTCTATGCCGGCACGGCCAAGCTGCCCGGCGGGGAGAACCTGCTGGTGGACGTCGGCACCTTGTCGGTCGTCCGCCGCACGTGGTGGTCCTTTTGCATCGAGCCCATGGAAGCGGTGCCGGCCGACCCGGAGCGGGAGTGGGGCGGCCGGCTGCTCGAACTTTTGGACGCGGCCGTGGCCCGGCGGCTCATGGCCGACGTGCCCCTTGGCGTCTTTCTTTCCGGCGGGGTCGATTCCTCGGCCATAACCGCCCTGGCCGTGCGGCACGCCCCGGACATCGCCGCCTTTTCCATCGGCTTCGACGACCCGGATTTCGACGAGTCGGCCAAGGCCCGCCGGGCCGCCGCCTTTTGCCGGGTCACCCACCACGAGGCCCGTTTCTCCCTGGAGACGGCCCTTTCCCTCATGCCCGAGATCCTCGGCCGGCTGGACGAGCCCATGGGCGACGTGTCCCTGGTGCCAACGGCCCTTCTTTGCCGGGAGACCCGCAAACACGTGACCGTCGCCCTTGGCGGCGACGGCGCGGACGAGCTTTTTGCCGGCTACGACCCGTTCCGGGCCATCCGGGCGGCCGAGTGCTATGCCCGGCTGGCCCCGAAGCCGCTCCACCGCGCCCTGACCCTCCTGGCCGCCCGGCTGCCCGTCGGCCACGGCTACATGCACGCGAGCTTCAAGGTGAACCGGTTTTTGCGCGGCCTGTCCTTTCCCCCGCGCCTGTGGAACCCGACCTGGCTCGGGCCGCTGGCGCCGGACGAGATCGCCGGCCTTTTCGAGGAAACAGTCGATGCCGAGGACCTCTACAGCGAGGCCATCGGGGTCTTCGAGGCCTGCCCGTCGCGAAGCCTGGTGGACAAGACCATGGAGTTCTACACCCGGCTCTACTTGCAGGACGACATCCTGGTCAAAACCGACCGGGCCGGCATGATGCACTCCCTGGAGGTCCGGGCACCCTTCCTCGACATCGAACTGGTCGATTTCGTGCGCACCATGCCGCACGCCTGGAAGTTTCGCCGGGGCACCACCAAGTACATCCTCAAAAAGGCCCTGGAGGCCGTCCTGCCCCGCGACATCATCTACCGCCGCAAGCAGGGCTTCGGTGTGCCGGTCGGCCGCTGGCTGGCCGACGGCGCCCTCCCCATGGGCGCGCCGTCGCCGCTCGAAACCGGGCTTTCCACGGCCTTCATCGACAGCCGCATCCGGGAACACCGGTCCGGCGCGGCGGACCACCGGCTGTTTCTCTGGAACCTGTGGGTCCTGCGGCGTATGGCCGGGGGCGGAGTCTGA
- a CDS encoding glycosyltransferase family 2 protein: MPDMLSIIIPLYNEQDNIGPLAEKLDAVLPSLGNPFEIILVNDGSTDDTRARLDALAAGNDRVRVVHLRRNFGQTAAMMAGIDLARGDILIPMDGDLQNDPADIPRLLAKLDEGFDVVSGWRKDRKDNPIKRNFPSKVANGLISAISGVRLHDYGCSLKAYRRAIIKGVKLYGEMHRFIPIHAAWQGARVTEVGVTHHPRIHGQSKYGIERTIKVILDLMTVKFLDKYAQKPMYLFGGFGLASLLVSAFFFVFMLYCKFVLGKSFIETPLPLAVVMFLLIGIMAIFMGLIAEILMRTYHESQDKPTYIVDCTRNCKEPKSGP; encoded by the coding sequence ATGCCGGATATGCTTTCCATCATCATTCCGCTTTACAACGAGCAGGACAACATCGGGCCGCTGGCCGAAAAGCTCGATGCCGTCCTGCCGTCCCTCGGCAACCCCTTCGAGATCATCCTGGTCAACGACGGCTCCACCGACGACACCAGGGCCCGCCTGGACGCCCTGGCCGCCGGCAACGACCGGGTGCGCGTGGTCCACCTGCGCCGCAACTTCGGCCAGACCGCGGCCATGATGGCCGGCATCGACCTGGCCCGGGGCGACATCCTCATCCCCATGGACGGGGACCTGCAAAACGACCCGGCCGACATTCCGCGCCTCTTGGCCAAGCTCGACGAGGGTTTCGACGTGGTCTCGGGCTGGCGCAAGGACCGCAAGGACAACCCGATCAAGCGCAACTTCCCGAGCAAGGTGGCCAACGGGCTCATTTCCGCCATCTCGGGGGTCCGCCTGCACGACTACGGCTGTTCGCTCAAGGCCTACCGCCGGGCCATCATCAAGGGGGTCAAGCTCTACGGCGAGATGCACCGCTTCATCCCCATCCACGCCGCCTGGCAGGGCGCCCGGGTGACCGAGGTCGGCGTCACCCACCACCCCCGCATCCACGGCCAGTCCAAGTACGGCATCGAACGGACCATCAAGGTCATCCTGGACCTCATGACGGTCAAGTTCCTTGACAAGTACGCCCAGAAGCCCATGTACCTCTTCGGCGGCTTCGGCCTGGCGAGCCTCCTCGTATCGGCCTTTTTTTTCGTGTTCATGCTCTATTGCAAGTTCGTCCTCGGCAAGAGCTTCATCGAGACGCCGCTGCCCCTGGCCGTGGTCATGTTTCTCCTCATCGGCATCATGGCCATCTTCATGGGCCTCATTGCCGAGATCCTCATGCGCACCTACCACGAGTCCCAGGACAAGCCGACCTACATCGTGGACTGCACCCGCAACTGCAAGGAGCCCAAGAGTGGCCCTTAA
- a CDS encoding HlyD family secretion protein, whose amino-acid sequence MRFFVSLLAAGSLLAGACGASAQAKAPAAPAAQTAPATQAAESASFRPTEINFSGKLYSPVKLSVFLPYNAKITALSAQIGQKVKRGDVLATYEIPLETRMDEKTRLSPANIKELEYKMAAADKEIDRLSAKGRELEAMSQRNMASQQSLSMNAKEIEVFRKEKSSIGEQLSLARELLSDRVELAEDRFGKGAGVGKVPKDGIVKAPTDGYVMWMNPELRNGVKLAKESELFQVGSINPMIIRAQVHEIEAQKLKEGEAAEVVFDSLPGKKYAASVSRIPWAPMAATLQQPSYYEVELTIPNPGLELKEGLKGQITIQPGK is encoded by the coding sequence ATGCGGTTTTTCGTCTCGCTTCTGGCCGCCGGGAGCTTGCTCGCCGGGGCCTGTGGCGCAAGCGCCCAGGCCAAGGCTCCGGCGGCCCCGGCCGCCCAGACTGCCCCGGCCACGCAGGCCGCCGAATCGGCCTCGTTTCGCCCCACGGAAATCAACTTTTCCGGCAAGCTCTACAGTCCGGTCAAGCTCTCGGTCTTTTTGCCGTATAACGCCAAGATCACGGCCCTTTCCGCCCAGATCGGGCAGAAAGTCAAGCGCGGCGACGTCCTGGCCACCTACGAGATCCCCCTCGAGACCCGCATGGACGAGAAGACCAGACTCTCGCCGGCCAACATCAAGGAGCTCGAGTACAAGATGGCCGCGGCCGACAAGGAGATCGACCGCCTGTCGGCCAAGGGCCGCGAACTCGAGGCCATGAGCCAGCGCAACATGGCCTCCCAGCAGTCCCTGTCCATGAACGCCAAGGAAATCGAAGTCTTCCGCAAGGAAAAGAGTTCCATCGGCGAACAGCTGTCCCTGGCCAGGGAACTCCTGTCCGACCGGGTGGAGCTGGCCGAGGACCGGTTCGGCAAGGGCGCCGGGGTCGGCAAGGTGCCCAAAGACGGCATCGTCAAGGCCCCGACCGACGGCTACGTCATGTGGATGAACCCGGAGCTGCGAAACGGCGTCAAGCTGGCCAAGGAGTCCGAGCTCTTCCAGGTCGGCTCCATCAACCCCATGATCATCCGGGCCCAGGTCCACGAGATCGAGGCCCAGAAGCTCAAGGAAGGGGAGGCGGCCGAGGTCGTCTTCGATTCCCTGCCGGGTAAGAAATACGCGGCCTCGGTGTCGCGCATCCCCTGGGCGCCCATGGCGGCCACCCTGCAGCAGCCGTCCTACTACGAAGTCGAGCTGACCATCCCCAACCCGGGCCTGGAGCTCAAGGAAGGCCTCAAGGGCCAGATCACCATCCAGCCCGGAAAATAG